A single window of Metallosphaera hakonensis JCM 8857 = DSM 7519 DNA harbors:
- a CDS encoding hemerythrin domain-containing protein: MMFRDPISLLKFEHSVIRVRSGIILRTLECEEGWKLFEELHSFVVGWHARVEDLYVFPLLGEESKPFSNDHMLISKYGDAVLKERRRDWAERYIKILLDHNLNEELKLFKAKEVDPSVMEKIISNMTKYGPYENFTGIRLEDIRGVS; the protein is encoded by the coding sequence ATGATGTTTCGAGATCCCATATCCCTCCTGAAGTTCGAGCACTCAGTGATCAGGGTCAGGAGCGGGATAATCCTAAGGACCTTAGAATGCGAGGAGGGATGGAAGCTCTTTGAGGAACTGCACAGCTTCGTGGTGGGATGGCACGCAAGGGTAGAGGACCTGTACGTATTCCCCCTCCTTGGAGAGGAGAGCAAACCCTTTTCTAACGACCACATGCTAATATCCAAGTACGGGGACGCAGTGCTCAAGGAGAGGAGGAGAGACTGGGCCGAGAGATACATCAAGATCCTCCTGGACCACAACTTGAACGAGGAACTGAAATTGTTCAAGGCTAAGGAAGTGGACCCCTCGGTCATGGAGAAGATCATTAGCAACATGACGAAATACGGGCCTTACGAAAACTTCACTGGGATTAGGCTAGAGGATATCAGGGGAGTCTCGTGA
- a CDS encoding DUF488 domain-containing protein, which yields MIKVKRVYDPPSPDDGVRVLVDRLWPRGLNKERAKVDLWLKDVAPSHELRTWFSHDPAKWEEFKRRYRQELERSQEVSRLRELISREKVVTLLYSAKDKERNNAVMLKEYLEGG from the coding sequence ATGATTAAAGTAAAGAGAGTCTACGATCCCCCATCTCCCGACGATGGGGTCAGGGTATTGGTGGACAGGCTTTGGCCCAGGGGACTTAATAAGGAGAGGGCTAAAGTTGATCTCTGGCTAAAGGACGTGGCCCCCTCACATGAGTTGAGGACGTGGTTCTCCCACGATCCCGCGAAGTGGGAGGAGTTCAAGAGGAGATACAGGCAAGAGCTGGAAAGGAGCCAGGAGGTATCGAGGCTGAGGGAACTCATCTCAAGGGAGAAAGTAGTTACTCTGCTCTACTCAGCCAAGGATAAGGAGAGGAACAATGCCGTGATGCTCAAGGAATATCTGGAGGGGGGATGA
- a CDS encoding ATP-dependent nuclease: protein MDVAIYCGKVHSWTDEICKSADRKVLDYHSVIDWIKAQGDNSFLIFGTDVIPYSIYDYPERPFVDTQLFKFMERGGTVIWVGDVPFHYVDKDGVKEEIFGRGNPFPFTPVNMEHKPVSQRSENSIVGEMLKYDPKETWRPVPPNPSLIPISVIMNNAQYLYCTWIYKYGRGRFVRLYDSPYVDPSYVISLPGRLLDLSIGIRIKNFRRFENFQMILPNFKIGVILGKNNVGKTTILEAIAMLDNNIDKIRNTRGRVSDRISESELFLKGNYGWSKFSSQVLAWNSTFKVLLIYSHDITTSLNPQSVPDIQSKLREITDLLNFLDQNIFYVYLSVGNDLRVLFKDRTDVPINELGYGYKSLINFIVLYLINKPRIILIDDLEGFAFHPELLKQFYDLLLKLDVDLILITTQSSDVYAYLAEKRSDNVRFVLMNDGKYEVLTSEEALERMYYEDLRYTALKLSGEVHRGGEG, encoded by the coding sequence ATGGATGTGGCGATTTACTGCGGGAAAGTGCACAGCTGGACCGACGAGATTTGCAAGAGCGCAGATCGCAAAGTATTGGACTACCATTCCGTGATTGATTGGATCAAGGCTCAGGGAGATAACTCATTCCTTATTTTCGGTACGGACGTTATACCTTACTCCATTTATGATTACCCAGAGAGACCTTTCGTTGACACGCAACTTTTCAAGTTTATGGAGAGGGGAGGGACCGTGATTTGGGTTGGGGACGTTCCGTTCCACTACGTTGATAAGGACGGCGTGAAAGAGGAGATCTTCGGTAGGGGGAACCCATTTCCCTTCACACCTGTTAACATGGAACATAAACCAGTGTCTCAGAGAAGTGAGAACTCAATCGTAGGGGAAATGTTGAAGTATGACCCCAAGGAGACTTGGAGGCCCGTACCACCTAATCCCTCACTCATACCCATAAGTGTAATAATGAACAATGCCCAATATCTTTACTGCACATGGATCTATAAGTATGGTAGAGGGAGGTTCGTTAGACTTTATGATTCCCCATATGTTGATCCCAGCTACGTGATAAGCTTGCCTGGGAGATTACTTGACTTGAGCATAGGCATTAGAATAAAAAACTTTAGAAGATTTGAGAATTTTCAAATGATTTTGCCGAACTTTAAAATAGGCGTAATCTTGGGTAAGAACAATGTAGGGAAGACTACAATCCTTGAGGCCATAGCCATGCTGGACAATAACATTGACAAAATAAGGAACACGAGGGGTAGAGTATCAGATCGGATCTCAGAGTCAGAGCTATTTTTAAAAGGTAATTACGGTTGGAGTAAATTTTCAAGTCAGGTCCTTGCTTGGAATTCTACATTCAAAGTTCTCTTGATATACTCTCACGATATTACAACTAGCCTGAATCCACAGTCAGTGCCTGATATCCAATCAAAATTACGAGAGATAACTGATTTATTAAATTTTTTAGATCAAAATATATTTTACGTTTACCTATCTGTGGGGAACGATCTTAGGGTCTTATTCAAGGACAGAACTGACGTCCCCATAAACGAGTTAGGTTACGGTTACAAAAGTCTCATAAACTTCATTGTATTATATTTGATTAATAAGCCGAGAATAATTCTCATTGACGACTTGGAAGGTTTCGCCTTCCATCCGGAGTTGCTTAAACAATTCTATGACTTGCTATTGAAGTTGGACGTAGACCTGATATTAATCACCACGCAAAGTAGTGATGTATATGCATACTTAGCGGAAAAGCGTTCAGATAACGTTAGATTCGTGTTAATGAACGACGGAAAATACGAAGTTCTAACTTCTGAAGAAGCCCTGGAGCGAATGTACTATGAAGACTTAAGATATACTGCGTTGAAATTATCCGGTGAAGTTCACCGAGGAGGCGAAGGTTGA